Proteins encoded together in one Deinococcus irradiatisoli window:
- a CDS encoding class I SAM-dependent methyltransferase: protein MELEMTLPHPLKVILGAGTQRWPGWIPTQREDLDLLSRRGFEVWFGERHADAFLCEHVWEHLSEEEGREAAGLCFDFLKPGGWLRCAVPDGHFPDPAYQRVVQVGGPGPADHPAADHKVLYTASRFRDVFEQAGFEVELLEYCDEVGRFHFHQWDVHSGPIYRSLLLDHRNREGHLGFVSLILDARKPA from the coding sequence ATGGAACTCGAAATGACTCTTCCACATCCCCTCAAGGTCATCCTCGGCGCCGGCACCCAGCGCTGGCCCGGCTGGATTCCTACCCAGCGCGAAGACCTCGATCTGCTCAGCCGCCGCGGCTTCGAGGTCTGGTTCGGTGAGCGCCACGCCGACGCTTTTCTGTGCGAACACGTCTGGGAGCACCTCAGCGAGGAGGAGGGCCGAGAGGCCGCCGGGCTGTGCTTCGATTTCCTGAAACCTGGCGGCTGGCTGCGCTGCGCGGTGCCGGACGGTCACTTTCCCGATCCGGCCTATCAGCGGGTGGTGCAGGTCGGCGGTCCCGGCCCGGCGGACCATCCCGCCGCCGACCACAAGGTGCTTTACACCGCTTCGCGCTTTCGCGACGTGTTCGAGCAGGCCGGCTTCGAAGTGGAGCTGCTCGAATACTGCGACGAGGTGGGGCGCTTTCATTTTCACCAGTGGGACGTCCACAGCGGCCCGATCTACCGCTCGCTGTTGCTCGACCACCGCAACCGGGAAGGCCATTTGGGATTCGTGTCGCTGATTCTAGACGCCCGCAAGCCGGCCTAA
- a CDS encoding alpha-amylase family glycosyl hydrolase, whose translation MRTLALLTAALLSSISAAAAPSFAGQVIYQIMPDRFFNGDKGNDGASDPSNPRAWHGGDLAGLTEQLGYLKTLGVSAVWLTPIYQQQPTRYAETDGYHGYWPADFRKVDSHFGTQAQWEAFVKAAHAGGLKVVLDQVVNHFGYTAPAVQQRPGWFHTQADCDAASNKDVVCALAGLPDLKQEDPEVRDFLFQNADYWRTQGVDGFRYDAIKNVPEDFMKTLLARDRQAGTWTLGEYYGADAGTIGDYQQAGFDSLFDFQLQDAMKAAVMGGGGLGRVRSALQELAKVPRPDEVALFLDNHDLPRFAQGTLFEDVGQARTAYGLRALMTLRGVPVIWQGTEIAMRGGADPDNRRDMRFPAQWTPAEKTVFDTASNAVAVRRASPALSLGDQTLLDVPEKFADDLLLLIRRDAASGQRVLVAWHNGSARTSYSLRSTLPAQALTRSLFLDPGETQSSAKLSISGGYLHLSLPPKTAMAFVLGR comes from the coding sequence ATGCGTACCCTGGCCCTGCTCACCGCTGCCCTGCTCTCCTCCATTTCGGCGGCCGCTGCTCCCAGCTTTGCGGGACAGGTCATCTACCAGATCATGCCCGACCGCTTCTTCAACGGCGACAAGGGCAACGACGGGGCCAGCGACCCCAGCAACCCGCGCGCCTGGCACGGCGGCGATCTGGCGGGGCTTACCGAACAGCTCGGCTACCTCAAGACGCTGGGCGTCAGCGCGGTGTGGCTCACCCCCATCTACCAGCAGCAGCCCACCCGCTACGCCGAGACCGACGGCTACCACGGCTACTGGCCGGCGGACTTCCGCAAGGTCGATTCGCACTTCGGCACCCAGGCGCAGTGGGAAGCCTTCGTCAAGGCGGCGCACGCGGGCGGCCTCAAGGTGGTGCTCGATCAGGTCGTCAACCACTTCGGCTACACCGCGCCCGCCGTGCAGCAGCGTCCCGGCTGGTTTCACACCCAGGCCGATTGCGACGCGGCCAGCAACAAGGACGTGGTGTGCGCGCTGGCGGGCCTCCCGGACCTCAAGCAGGAAGACCCCGAGGTGCGCGACTTCCTGTTCCAGAACGCCGACTACTGGCGCACGCAGGGCGTGGACGGCTTTCGCTACGACGCCATCAAGAACGTGCCGGAAGACTTCATGAAGACGCTGCTGGCCCGTGACCGTCAGGCCGGCACCTGGACGCTGGGCGAGTATTACGGCGCCGACGCCGGCACCATCGGCGACTACCAGCAGGCGGGGTTCGACAGCCTCTTCGATTTCCAGCTGCAAGACGCCATGAAGGCGGCCGTGATGGGCGGCGGCGGGCTGGGCCGGGTGCGCAGCGCCCTGCAGGAACTCGCCAAGGTGCCGCGCCCCGACGAGGTGGCGCTGTTTCTCGACAACCACGATCTGCCGCGCTTCGCCCAGGGGACCCTGTTCGAGGACGTCGGGCAGGCCCGCACCGCCTACGGCCTGCGGGCACTGATGACCCTGCGCGGCGTGCCGGTGATCTGGCAGGGCACCGAGATCGCCATGCGCGGCGGCGCCGACCCCGACAACCGCCGCGACATGCGCTTTCCGGCCCAGTGGACTCCTGCCGAGAAAACCGTGTTCGACACCGCCAGCAACGCGGTCGCGGTGCGGCGGGCGTCGCCGGCCCTATCGCTGGGCGACCAGACGCTGCTGGACGTGCCGGAGAAGTTCGCCGACGACCTGCTGCTGCTGATCCGGCGCGACGCGGCCAGCGGACAGCGGGTGCTGGTGGCCTGGCACAACGGAAGCGCCCGCACCAGCTATTCGCTGAGAAGCACCTTGCCGGCGCAGGCGCTGACCCGCAGCCTCTTTCTGGACCCCGGCGAAACGCAGAGCAGCGCCAAGTTGAGCATTTCCGGCGGCTACCTGCACCTCAGCCTGCCGCCCAAAACGGCAATGGCCTTTGTGCTGGGCCGATGA
- a CDS encoding C40 family peptidase, with protein sequence MSGAADPWEALDPRIHAYDAEAHLAESSLLDRLDGGFRFIEPRAAWNGAGRLSLRARPEALSPQVSEALPGQALEVVLQRPDGWAWLRTLDDRYLGYARVEGLLTEAPKNTLAVTALRGHVYAAPKITAPILAEVCLGALVTRRDEAPVTDKHRRWLPVGEQGWLQEVCAAPLSDADPAELALRFIGTPYVWGGRSAWGLDCSGLTQVVFGAFGRSLPRDADMQQAALRPVEQPQRGDLAFFEGHVGLMLDGRRMVHANATAMAVSVDTLGEGEYGERLQADLLGFGRWTG encoded by the coding sequence GTGAGCGGCGCGGCCGACCCCTGGGAAGCGCTCGATCCCCGCATTCACGCTTACGACGCCGAGGCGCACCTGGCCGAGAGCTCCCTGCTCGACCGGCTGGACGGCGGCTTCCGCTTCATCGAGCCGCGAGCGGCCTGGAACGGTGCCGGACGGCTGAGCCTGCGCGCCCGGCCCGAAGCGCTCAGCCCGCAGGTCAGCGAGGCGCTGCCGGGGCAGGCGTTGGAAGTGGTGCTGCAGCGGCCCGACGGCTGGGCCTGGCTGAGAACCTTAGACGACCGCTACCTCGGCTACGCGCGGGTGGAAGGGCTGCTGACCGAAGCGCCTAAAAACACGCTGGCAGTCACCGCGCTGCGCGGCCACGTCTACGCCGCGCCGAAGATCACCGCGCCGATTCTGGCGGAGGTGTGCTTAGGTGCGCTGGTGACGCGGCGAGACGAGGCACCAGTCACCGACAAGCACCGCCGCTGGCTGCCGGTGGGTGAACAGGGCTGGCTTCAGGAAGTCTGCGCCGCGCCCCTGTCCGACGCCGACCCGGCCGAACTGGCGCTTCGGTTTATCGGCACGCCGTACGTCTGGGGCGGGCGCAGCGCCTGGGGGCTGGACTGCTCAGGCCTGACGCAAGTGGTGTTCGGCGCGTTCGGCCGCTCCCTCCCCCGCGACGCGGACATGCAGCAGGCCGCCCTTCGGCCGGTGGAACAGCCCCAGCGCGGCGACCTGGCCTTCTTCGAGGGACATGTCGGCTTGATGCTGGACGGGCGGCGGATGGTGCATGCCAACGCCACCGCCATGGCCGTCAGCGTGGATACCCTCGGCGAGGGCGAGTACGGCGAGCGCCTGCAAGCGGACCTGCTGGGGTTCGGGCGGTGGACCGGGTGA
- a CDS encoding AAA family ATPase, which yields MIESITLQGFKSFAERTRLDFGPGVVAVIGPNGSGKSNVVEAIRWATHQARARELRAAKATELIFHGSGGKAPLGLAEVQLELRGPGGKLSLSRRIYRDGSAEQDLAGRPARVRDIHQALRGTGLGPGGLAVIGQGEVVGVVQAEGQTLLGYLQEAAGLSRAVAARQDAEQRLQAADRSLHELGLIEEELVRQVQQLEKSAQDARLHRQLSLRELALGEALQRQRQETLAAELRAARQQAAQLEAHSAELARQTLAAAAELEAATETLRAERAEQAGHAQALELLGSAQDAHQQVLGYVRHLQAERHAVETELAALTLKRPPHEESDPAPLQAQLSRTRAELGRLETEHKQAQQALERARRSEIQQAEAAARSATQRRLLESELAELEAALAGYGPALTQARAEAAAALAERQRAEAERRELTEGRARLQAEREGLTRRLAELRAARAPLLREQARLETLLGSYARYGEGPRHALTSGHPGLIGSVADLVRVEAEYQVAITAALGRRLEQVVVRRAEDAREIIDLLKRRGGRATFLPLDLLRARPRRDAGLLRDVGVLGNLADLCPSDPPQIAEALLADTLLVRDLAAATRLARQFQNRPRLVTPGGELLEPGGALTGGRLRDGGADVLADQRRMQDLMGELQQLDEQERRAQAEEAALGARLSALPIPEAVSGAAEREAERRVTQLDTAQRSAAERQGELRARLERLDPAALPEVGAGPLAERQADLEAQLLEVRREERDQGELLAQAREAAAAWALYRAEAARHAALQARLGTTTPALEEQTRQLQLAEAEVVRRQQEADERRPAGLQQAEQRQQELSRAYANLLARQNKLRAELEAAHLLAARREGSLEDLPDGAQLPGSAREWSAELGRVRAALSNIGPVNALAETEHMAQAQRLATLQAERGDAARAAAELRAHLADLTVQEAGATAAAFRRVNAAFAEYSRELLGGSGELEAERGEHGHLTGLRLAVQPKGKRTRNLNLLSAGERTMAGLGFLFALNHAAEGAAGGLPLAVLDEVDAPLDEANIRRFTHFLQVFAGRGAQFLLVTHQKATMEVAQAIWGVTTDQSGASRLLSIRQGDTG from the coding sequence ATGATCGAGTCGATTACCCTGCAGGGGTTCAAAAGTTTTGCCGAGCGCACCCGCCTGGACTTCGGCCCCGGCGTGGTGGCGGTGATCGGTCCCAACGGTTCGGGCAAGAGCAACGTGGTGGAAGCGATTCGCTGGGCCACCCACCAGGCCCGCGCCCGCGAGCTGCGCGCGGCCAAGGCCACCGAGCTGATCTTTCACGGTTCGGGCGGCAAGGCGCCGCTGGGCCTGGCAGAAGTGCAGCTCGAACTGCGCGGCCCTGGCGGCAAGCTCAGCCTCAGCCGCCGGATCTACCGCGACGGCAGCGCCGAGCAGGACCTGGCCGGACGCCCGGCCCGGGTGCGCGACATTCATCAGGCGCTGCGCGGCACCGGCCTGGGCCCCGGCGGTCTGGCGGTCATCGGGCAGGGCGAGGTGGTGGGGGTGGTGCAGGCCGAGGGCCAGACCCTGCTCGGCTACCTGCAGGAAGCTGCCGGCCTCAGCCGCGCCGTGGCGGCCCGTCAGGACGCCGAGCAGCGCCTGCAGGCGGCCGACCGCTCGCTGCACGAACTCGGCCTGATCGAAGAAGAGCTCGTCCGGCAGGTGCAGCAGCTGGAAAAGAGCGCCCAGGACGCCCGGCTTCACCGCCAGCTCAGCCTGCGCGAACTGGCCCTCGGCGAGGCCCTGCAGCGCCAGCGCCAGGAAACGCTCGCGGCCGAGCTGCGAGCCGCCCGCCAGCAGGCCGCCCAGCTCGAAGCCCACTCCGCCGAGCTGGCCCGGCAGACGCTTGCGGCCGCTGCCGAGCTCGAAGCGGCCACCGAAACGCTGCGGGCCGAGCGCGCCGAACAGGCCGGTCATGCCCAGGCGCTCGAACTGCTGGGCTCGGCCCAGGACGCCCATCAGCAGGTGCTCGGCTACGTCCGGCACCTTCAGGCCGAGCGCCACGCCGTGGAAACCGAACTCGCGGCGCTGACGCTGAAGCGCCCGCCGCACGAAGAATCCGACCCCGCGCCGCTGCAGGCCCAGCTCAGCCGGACCCGCGCCGAGCTGGGCCGCCTGGAAACCGAGCACAAGCAGGCCCAGCAGGCCCTCGAGCGCGCCCGGCGCTCGGAAATCCAGCAGGCCGAGGCCGCCGCCCGCTCGGCCACCCAGCGCCGCTTACTGGAAAGCGAACTCGCCGAGCTGGAAGCGGCGCTCGCCGGGTATGGGCCGGCCCTGACACAGGCCCGCGCCGAGGCGGCGGCGGCATTGGCCGAGCGCCAGCGCGCCGAAGCGGAGCGCCGCGAGCTGACCGAGGGCCGCGCCCGACTTCAGGCCGAGCGCGAGGGACTTACCCGCCGGCTGGCCGAACTGCGCGCCGCCCGTGCGCCGCTGCTGCGCGAACAGGCCCGTCTGGAGACGCTGCTGGGCAGCTACGCCCGCTACGGTGAGGGGCCGCGCCACGCCCTGACCAGCGGCCATCCCGGCCTGATCGGTTCGGTGGCCGATCTGGTCCGGGTGGAGGCCGAGTACCAGGTGGCGATCACGGCGGCGCTGGGCCGGCGCCTGGAACAGGTGGTGGTGCGCCGGGCCGAGGACGCCCGCGAGATCATCGACCTGCTCAAGCGGCGCGGCGGCCGGGCCACCTTTCTGCCGCTCGATCTGCTGCGCGCCCGGCCGCGCCGAGACGCCGGGCTCCTGCGCGACGTGGGCGTGCTCGGCAACCTGGCCGACTTGTGCCCCAGCGATCCGCCGCAGATCGCCGAGGCGCTGCTGGCCGATACCCTGCTGGTGCGCGATCTGGCGGCGGCGACCCGGCTGGCCCGGCAGTTTCAGAATCGCCCTCGCCTGGTGACGCCCGGCGGCGAACTGCTCGAACCCGGCGGCGCGCTGACCGGCGGGCGCCTGCGTGACGGCGGCGCCGACGTGCTGGCCGATCAGCGCCGGATGCAGGACCTGATGGGCGAACTCCAACAGCTCGACGAGCAGGAGCGCCGCGCCCAGGCCGAGGAAGCCGCGCTCGGCGCCCGCCTGTCGGCCCTGCCCATCCCGGAAGCGGTGTCCGGCGCGGCCGAGCGCGAGGCCGAGCGCCGGGTGACGCAGCTCGACACCGCTCAGCGCTCGGCGGCCGAGCGGCAGGGCGAGCTGCGCGCCCGCCTGGAGCGGCTGGACCCGGCAGCGCTTCCCGAGGTCGGTGCCGGGCCGCTGGCCGAGCGTCAGGCCGACCTCGAAGCCCAGTTGCTCGAGGTGCGCCGTGAGGAACGTGATCAGGGCGAGCTGCTGGCCCAGGCGCGTGAGGCTGCGGCCGCCTGGGCGCTCTACCGGGCCGAGGCCGCCAGGCACGCCGCGTTGCAGGCCCGCCTGGGCACCACGACGCCGGCGCTCGAAGAGCAGACCCGGCAACTTCAGCTGGCCGAAGCCGAAGTCGTGCGCCGCCAGCAGGAGGCCGACGAGCGCCGCCCCGCCGGTCTCCAGCAGGCCGAGCAGCGTCAGCAGGAACTCAGCCGTGCCTACGCCAACCTGCTGGCCCGCCAGAACAAGCTGCGCGCCGAGCTGGAAGCCGCCCACCTGCTGGCCGCCCGCCGGGAAGGCAGCCTGGAAGACCTGCCGGACGGCGCGCAGCTTCCCGGCAGCGCCCGCGAGTGGAGCGCCGAACTCGGTCGGGTGCGCGCGGCTTTGAGTAACATCGGCCCGGTCAATGCCCTGGCCGAAACCGAGCACATGGCCCAGGCCCAGCGCCTCGCCACACTTCAGGCCGAAAGGGGAGACGCCGCGCGGGCCGCTGCCGAACTGCGCGCCCACCTCGCCGACCTCACCGTGCAGGAAGCCGGAGCCACCGCCGCCGCCTTTCGGCGGGTCAACGCCGCCTTCGCCGAGTACAGCCGCGAGCTGCTCGGCGGCAGCGGCGAACTCGAGGCCGAGCGCGGCGAACACGGCCACCTCACCGGGCTGCGGCTGGCGGTGCAGCCCAAAGGCAAGCGCACCCGCAACCTCAACCTGCTCTCGGCCGGCGAGCGCACCATGGCGGGCCTGGGGTTTCTCTTCGCGCTCAACCACGCCGCCGAGGGCGCGGCGGGCGGGTTGCCGCTGGCGGTCCTCGACGAGGTCGACGCGCCGCTCGACGAAGCCAACATCCGCCGCTTCACCCATTTCCTGCAGGTCTTCGCCGGGCGCGGCGCCCAGTTTCTGCTGGTGACGCACCAGAAAGCCACCATGGAAGTCGCCCAGGCCATCTGGGGCGTCACCACCGATCAGAGCGGCGCTTCACGTCTGCTGAGCATCCGGCAGGGCGACACCGGCTGA
- a CDS encoding dipeptidase — MWIDAHLDLAYNAGLGRDLTLDLEALRSRDPVEGDTATVTFSELRRSGVGLCFGTLFAMPQTRFSAGYTSWQEARAQALTQLDQYRRWQDAGLIRLLDSAAQVREHAQRYDAATSPLGVMLLMEGADPLRDVDDLAFWQAAGVRAIGLSWGQTRYAGGTDAPGPLTDRGRELLTGMRELGVAQDLSHLDEEAFFEAVECQPRCFASHSNSRAFVDGNRHLSDEMVRAIGERQGVIGLVLLSTFLRRGWTPDERRVDLGEVRRHAEHYAGLIGWQGVGVGSDLDGGYGNEKTPLGIERYSDLERLAEALPDDVQEQVMGGNWLRWLEANL; from the coding sequence ATGTGGATTGATGCCCATCTGGATCTGGCCTACAACGCGGGGCTGGGACGCGACCTGACGCTCGATCTGGAGGCGCTCAGAAGCCGTGACCCCGTGGAAGGCGACACCGCCACCGTGACGTTTTCCGAGCTGCGGCGCAGCGGCGTGGGGCTGTGCTTCGGCACCCTCTTCGCGATGCCGCAGACCCGTTTCTCGGCCGGCTACACCAGCTGGCAGGAAGCGCGGGCGCAGGCCCTGACCCAGCTCGACCAGTACCGGCGCTGGCAGGACGCCGGTTTGATCCGGTTGCTGGACAGTGCCGCTCAGGTGCGCGAGCACGCCCAGCGCTACGACGCGGCCACCTCGCCGCTGGGGGTGATGCTGCTGATGGAGGGCGCCGATCCGCTGCGCGACGTGGACGATTTGGCCTTCTGGCAGGCGGCGGGCGTGCGGGCCATCGGGCTGAGCTGGGGACAGACGCGCTACGCGGGCGGCACCGACGCGCCGGGACCGCTGACCGACCGGGGCCGCGAACTGCTGACCGGCATGCGCGAACTCGGGGTGGCGCAGGACCTCTCGCACCTCGACGAGGAAGCGTTTTTCGAGGCGGTGGAGTGCCAGCCCAGGTGCTTTGCCTCGCACAGCAACAGCCGCGCCTTCGTGGACGGCAACCGTCACCTGAGTGACGAGATGGTGCGGGCCATCGGCGAGCGGCAGGGCGTGATCGGGCTGGTGCTGCTCAGCACCTTTTTGCGGCGCGGCTGGACGCCGGATGAGCGCCGGGTGGACCTGGGCGAGGTGCGCCGGCACGCCGAGCACTATGCCGGGCTGATCGGCTGGCAGGGCGTGGGGGTGGGCAGCGACCTCGACGGCGGCTACGGCAACGAGAAAACGCCGCTGGGCATCGAGCGCTACAGCGACCTCGAGCGCCTCGCCGAAGCGCTGCCGGACGACGTGCAGGAGCAGGTGATGGGCGGCAACTGGCTCAGGTGGCTGGAGGCGAACCTGTGA
- a CDS encoding Gfo/Idh/MocA family protein: protein MDRVSAPGRIRIAVIGCGNRGGDVYARHLAAQGAEITYLIEPRSGRLETVAARHGVPPQRQLRRWQDFFALGRVADAVVIASPDDQHVEACLAALELGYSVLLEKPIGLAEEQLDVLLDAEARSAGRVTVCHVLRTSPFFLAVEQVLRSGRLGQLVGITLAENVAFWHYAHSYVRGNWRASPPTAPFILAKSVHDLDVLRWLAAAPPLRVESQGGLHHFRPEHRPAEAADRCVECPVPCPYDARRFYRGRPEHEWPVAVLTAGGQSLEEALQHGPYGECVYLGKNNVPDHQAVNVTFANGVTAQLTSSAFTHNNTRTLKLLGSAGELRGQMETGEIEIHDFLSGEVQTRHTPTEGVHGGGDVGMVAAWLASLRGEASVLTPLSESLDSHRMAFAAERSRLGA from the coding sequence GTGGACCGGGTGAGTGCGCCGGGCCGCATCCGGATCGCCGTCATCGGCTGCGGCAACCGGGGCGGCGACGTCTACGCCCGGCACCTCGCCGCGCAGGGGGCCGAGATCACTTACCTGATCGAGCCGCGCTCCGGGCGCCTGGAAACCGTGGCGGCCCGTCACGGGGTGCCGCCGCAGCGGCAACTGCGCCGCTGGCAGGACTTCTTCGCGCTGGGCAGGGTCGCCGACGCGGTGGTGATCGCTTCTCCGGACGATCAGCATGTCGAGGCCTGCCTGGCGGCGCTGGAACTGGGCTATTCGGTGCTGCTGGAAAAACCGATCGGCCTGGCCGAGGAACAGCTCGACGTGCTGCTCGACGCCGAGGCCCGCAGCGCCGGACGGGTGACGGTGTGCCACGTGCTGCGAACCTCGCCGTTTTTCCTGGCGGTCGAGCAGGTGCTCAGGAGCGGGCGGCTGGGGCAGCTGGTGGGCATCACCCTGGCGGAGAACGTGGCGTTCTGGCATTACGCGCATTCGTACGTGCGCGGCAACTGGCGAGCGTCGCCGCCGACCGCGCCGTTCATCCTGGCCAAGAGCGTGCACGATCTGGACGTGCTGCGCTGGCTGGCCGCCGCGCCGCCGCTGCGGGTCGAGAGCCAGGGCGGGCTGCACCATTTCCGGCCCGAACACCGCCCCGCCGAGGCCGCCGACCGCTGCGTGGAGTGCCCGGTCCCCTGCCCCTACGACGCCCGGCGCTTTTACCGTGGGCGTCCGGAGCACGAATGGCCGGTCGCGGTGCTGACCGCCGGAGGCCAGAGCCTAGAGGAAGCGCTGCAACACGGGCCTTACGGCGAGTGCGTCTACCTCGGCAAGAACAATGTTCCCGACCATCAAGCGGTCAACGTGACCTTCGCTAACGGCGTCACGGCGCAGCTGACCAGCAGCGCGTTCACCCACAACAACACCCGCACCCTCAAGCTGCTCGGCTCGGCCGGAGAGTTGCGCGGACAGATGGAAACCGGGGAAATCGAGATTCACGATTTTCTCAGCGGCGAGGTGCAGACGCGGCACACCCCCACCGAGGGGGTTCACGGCGGCGGCGACGTGGGCATGGTGGCGGCCTGGCTGGCCTCGCTGCGCGGCGAAGCCAGCGTGCTCACGCCGCTGTCCGAGTCGCTGGACTCGCACCGCATGGCCTTCGCGGCGGAGCGCTCCAGACTCGGCGCTTAG
- a CDS encoding HAD family hydrolase, protein MTDPSVYRQAAAWTAETYGLDPDEVIRVMRRHWHEAFGGWWSLRTLADEEAFWQTYGRGIAASLSLTGAQGEALVAEFPYQAFMKPAPGARRVLTALRDRGLKIGVLSNTLPNIWPTLEAIGVADLVDVALSSCALGIHKPAPDVFRLAARALELACDEVLFLDDKLENVEAAREVGMRAALVTLGASGAQGVSALDEVLELVD, encoded by the coding sequence GTGACCGATCCTTCGGTGTACCGGCAGGCCGCCGCCTGGACCGCTGAGACCTACGGCCTGGACCCGGACGAGGTGATTCGGGTGATGCGCCGCCACTGGCACGAAGCCTTCGGCGGCTGGTGGTCGCTGCGAACGCTGGCTGACGAAGAAGCCTTCTGGCAGACCTACGGGCGCGGCATCGCCGCCTCGCTGAGCCTGACCGGCGCCCAGGGCGAGGCGCTGGTGGCCGAGTTTCCCTACCAGGCGTTCATGAAACCGGCGCCGGGGGCCCGGCGGGTGTTGACGGCCCTGCGCGACCGCGGCCTGAAGATCGGCGTGCTGAGCAACACCCTGCCCAACATCTGGCCCACCCTGGAAGCCATCGGCGTGGCGGACCTGGTGGACGTGGCCCTGAGCAGCTGTGCGCTGGGCATCCACAAACCGGCGCCAGACGTGTTTCGGCTGGCGGCCAGGGCGCTGGAACTCGCCTGTGACGAGGTGCTCTTTCTCGACGACAAGCTGGAGAATGTGGAGGCGGCGCGCGAGGTGGGGATGCGCGCGGCGCTGGTGACGTTGGGCGCATCGGGGGCTCAGGGGGTGTCGGCACTGGACGAGGTGTTGGAGTTGGTGGATTGA